The sequence below is a genomic window from Haematobia irritans isolate KBUSLIRL chromosome 3, ASM5000362v1, whole genome shotgun sequence.
CCatctgtttaagttcaaattcgtaaggtcaaaatttattcgttagatggggacttaaaatcttgtaaaataacaatttccccctcgttaggaaatgtaccctaagctctggatgcagctctgtgctttcagcacaattcgttacatttttctaacgagtcgcgccattaccgtcttgcggcgtctaacttttgttattattcgtttctggattacgtccgtccaacgattgttttgtaaaaggtaaataataatctcccaaaaattcaataaaattacgttttattgaaacatcattgaaaagaaaaactaaatcccttgtgtttttatttattttatttttcggtgcTACGCAATCATTGGTCCAATCGAGCCGGATACTTGCTTACAGCAATTAATAaagggttttctttttcttttccaaAGGAAAGTGCTCATCATTgtgaagcaacaacaaaaagcaGCCATTTGCAGCCATATTTGTGAaggatttatattgaaaatttatttaaataattatttatcaaCACACAGGTGCGTATGtcagtgttttattaaaataattgagcaaATCGCgagtgttttaaatttaaaccgcgGTCGTTTTACaacattgattcaattatttcgttttgccgacggcaaattgcatttctaaaAACACACATTCGTTGCTACATACGTACGCACATTTCTTTCGTTTGTTTGATTTCGTTTTGTTAAATGATATTCAAGTGAAagaataatcaaaataaaaagtgaaaaatctattgtatatattggtgttgtgtggtgaatttaaacgttgacagtgcttatttacttcaaaacattatttgcaaTTACGTTGCCTTTaacttgaagtaaataaaacaataacaaaatacacgCAGACTCCAAAGGCTCTGTTGGTCGTATTACTATTGTAAACAAACATCAATCGTCACTGCAGTCAACGTTTGAATTACATACCTACGTATGATCAGTGATACACAcacgtatatacatacatattttttttgagcTGTGTTTCTTTGGTTTATTTGTTAACCCTCACGGGGCCGCGAGTCGTaaatattttgaggaaaattataaaaatttttttgaaattgagtTTTTTGGGTTTTCGTGTTGTATGACCCATTAGCGTTACGCGCATTAGTAAAAATTATCGGTTTGGTCACTGTGCACCCTACAGGCGGTCCGGTACgatcgtataatttttattttatcatatatattacgtatatatttttatttctatattttttattatttgcgatttttaatttttttggggagatTATTTGGCGTGGAAGTGTAGAGGTGTATTTTacagtccgtgcaccctacatttggtcttacagacattttttttataatttcttataatttgttgaatttttttgatcATCTGGTTTTCGTGTGTGAAGTTTTGATACAAATTGGCGGCAGTCAGTATTCTTCGGTACACTGAgcgtaattttcgtaaattcatTCATACACTGAGAGAAATAGTTCGAagattttagtagaattttgagatttttagaATTTGACTTGAATAATTTGCCTATTTTTTGTACAAggggaaaatattttgtgattcggtacactgaacgaaaattaattgtttctacactgagagaaaaatagtccaatattttacaaattgtttgaaatttttgattttaagtttTGAAGTGGTTGTTTTACGAACAATTGTTTACacttcaagaaattttgtgGTAATTTTGGTGCAGTGTGAGAAtttgatacactgaaagaaaaattttgtaaatttttgtttttgcatttttgggcattttgtgcaaatttattgatttttcggcCAGTTTTCGCTGTCGATAAGTGCGTGTTCACATACTTTAcgagtttttgtgaatttttgtgacgctaaattattttcaatatgccAGTTAATACATTCGCGCGATTCATTAGAGCCGCTGATGCGGTTGTGAAGTTTGGGACACGGGTTAGCTCTTTGAAGGAGGAGAATTTAGATGTTTATTCTCTAAGGGCTCAGGTCGAAGAGGCGAAATCACTCTGGGAGAAAGTGAAAGAGAGGTATGAGGAGTGTTTAGACGATCTTCAGGAGGATTCAGATAAGGGAAAGGTAGAATCTGCTGACGGCAAGTATGAGGCAACTTATGATGCCTATATTCGTATTGTTTCCTCTATCGAAAGGAAAATAGACGGTCTAAAAGCCGTTCCTAGGGCGTCAACTCCTATACAGCAGGCCGATGTGGCGGATATTTCTGCTCGTTCTGGTAATGTGGATGTATCGGGAAATTCTCTTTTGTTAGGTGTTGACCATGGTGCGGTCCATAGTTTGGCGTTACCACCATGCGATATTGAGGTTTTCGATGGTGACTTTCAGTCTTGGCCAACATTTAGGGATTTGTTTACTGctgtttatgtaaaaaattcccGTCTGAGTGATATTGAGCGCTTGTGTCATTTGCTCAAAAAGACTAGTGGCGACGCCCGTGAAGTTGTAAGAAGATTTCCTCTCACTGATAGAAGTTTCGAGTTAGCTTGGAGGACGTTAAAGGAAACTTATGACAACTTGAGAATTTTAGTCAGCAATCAGTTGAAGCTTCTTTTTGACCTTCCGGTCTTAGACACCGAGACAAGTTCTGGGTTGAAGAACTTGCAGCGTGGTATAAATGCATGTATTTCGGCGATGGCTGTGAATAACGTTCCTACGAACGATTGGGAtccgattttgatatatttgtgtGTGCAACGTCTACCGAAGATTAGTGTTACTTTGTGGGAACAGGGTATAAGTGATAAGTCTGCGTTGTCGTCTTGGGTGGACATGGATCGTTTTCTTACGGAAAGGATTCAGACACTCACGTGTCTGCGCGATTTGAAGGGTATCGATGCTTCGAGGAGAACTGATGGCAGGAAACTGCGAACGCATTTTACGAATGCAGCTCCGAAATCTTCGCCATCTAGGTCGCGTAATTCGCAATACACTTCTCATTCTTCTAGAGATTCCGTCGATAAGATGTGTGTTCTTTGTCCACGACAAAGCCATCATCTTCGTGTTTGTCCGAAATTTAGGAATCTTTCTGTGAATGATCGGTTGACTGCTGTGAAACGGTACCGCTGTTGTTTCAATTGTCTATCTCGTAGACATGACGTTAACAACTGTGCTACATCTCGCAGTTGTGAGAAGTGTCAAGGAAGGCATCATACTTTGCTTCATCGCGATTCTTCCCATTCTACGAATGTGGCGACTACGTCTTCGACGGTTTCGGCCGCTCGTCCTACGGATTCTAGCGGTTTGATTGACCCGCAGCCTTCCACTTCGTCTGGAATCGTGTCTGGCACTTCGGCCAGGCAAGTATTTCATGTTTCCCAGAACAGGTCGGTACTATTAGGGACGGCTATGGTGAACATCGTTCATCAGGGTATGACGTACCCAGCTCGGGCTCTTATTGACCCAGCATCGGAAGCCTCCTTTATTACcgaaaaaatgcaaaagttgCTTAGGATTTCGATAACGAGTGCGACGTCTTCGATATCGGGCGTGAATCAATCGGTTTCGATAACTTCTCGAGGTATTTGCCCTCTGAGTATAGGGTCACCCATAGATGGATCGGTCTTGGTAGAGGCGACTGCGTTGGTCCTGCCTAGGATTTCTGGGAATTTACCGTCTTTCCAAGTGAGTCGGAATTATATGTCACGTTTGCCAAATTTGCGTTTAGCTGATCCTAATCTGTTCGATAGTCGTCCGGTTGATCTATTGTTGGGGGCAGACGTGTATCCCAGAATTATATTACAGGGGGTTCAgtctggtattttaggttcgTTGATTGCTCAACAGACAGTCTTCGGCTGGCTCATTACTGGTTCAATTCCCACTTCTAATGTGACGGTTTTTTCAACGACTGTTGAATTTATGGAAGAAGATGGTCTTGACAAGACTCTTCTTCGATTTTGGGAATTAGAGGACTTACCAAGACGGGCAATTTGTTCTCCCGCagataaattttgtgaagaaaattttaagaataccaCATATAGGGATTCCGATGGAAGATACGTAGTGACTCTTCCGATAAAACCCGAATTAAAGGGACAAGTCTTGCTTGGACATTCGCGGACAAGTTGTTTGAAGCAGTTTATTCGTGGTGAGGCTTCGCTTTTACGAAAGCCTGAAACAAAATTAATGTATGACGGGGTGATTAAAGAATATTTGGACTTGCAACATATGAGACCAGTGTCGTCGACTTCTCCTGCAGATCAAACTGTGTGTTATTTGCCACACCACCCGGTAATCAATCCGGACAAATTGACGTCCAAACTTCGAGTTGTCTTTAATGCTTCGCATAAGACCTCAAATGGTAAAAGTCTGAACGACATTCTTTATGTGGGACCCACATTACAATTGGAATTGGTTCATTTGATTTTGAGGTGGAGATTTTTCAAATACGTTTTTAATTGCGACATCACACAGATGTAccgccaaattagggtaaattcGGCCCATACTTCTCTGCAGCGAATTGTCTTTAGGGACTCCCCACAAAAAGATGTACAAGACTATGAGCTGCAGACCGTGACATTTGGAGTGAATTGTGCTCCCTATTTAGCTATACTGACGTTATTGCAATTGGCCGATGACTCCGAAGATGACTATCCCCACGCGGCACATATTCTACGAAGGTGCATGTACGTGGATGATGTTTTGACAGGATACCATGACGTGGATACTGCTGTTGAATCTAGGGACCAATTGATTAGAGTACTATCATCGGCAAAGTTCGAACTGAGGAAGTGGACTTCTAATGAGCTAGCCATTTTAGAATCGCTTCCGGCTGACCATTTGGTTGACGCCAAATTACTGGAGTTTGTTGAGGCCAGTAGTTCGAAACCGTTGGGTATTAGGTGGAATGCGCAGTtagacttgttttattttgagaTGAAACCGATTGAGCAAAAATCTCGGTTTACGAAGAGAGAGGTTTTATCGGCTATAGCTAGGCTATTTGACCCTGTTGGCTGGCTGGGGCCAGTTATTATAGTGGCGAAGATAATTATGCAACAGGGTTGGTTGGATAAGATAGGATGGGACGAGTCTCTTCCGTTACAAACAGAGCGACAATGGCGAAAGTTTGTCGAGACCTATCAGGATGTGAATCACGTTCGTATTCCTCGATGGGTCAATTACTCCACAGACTGTGAGgtagaattacatgttttttccgACGCCTCGGAAAAAGCATACGCGGGGGTAGTATATGTTCGTGTGGTTACGCCGCAGGGACAAATCTTCACCCATTTGCTATCTTGTAAGACTAAGGTAGCCCCCATCAAATCTATATCTTTGCCACGTTTGGAGCTTTGTGGGGCAGTTTTGGCCTCAGAACTTTACAAGTCTATAGCCAGGGAGTTAGATATTGAATTTCGACGTGTTTATTGTTGGACGGATTCTACGATCGTCCGCTCTTGGCTTCGAAAGACGCCATCTACGTGGTCTACTTTCGTTGCGAATCGCGTATGTAGGATTCAGGAGAATACTGGGGGACAGAATTGGTACCATGTTCGTTCTGAGGACAATCCGGCCGACTTGGGAAGTCGCGGAGTGTCGCCTGCAGAGTTGGCAGTTTCAACGCTTTGGTGGCATGGACCAGAGTGGCTGTGCTCAGCTAGTTCTCAGTGGGATATTAGTGATTTGACCCCTCTTGAGACTGACGTTGAGGTACGGGCGGTCAAGACTCACGCATCGTTTTTTACGAACTATGAGGACATTTTAGAGGGATTTTCTTCGTTAGATAGGGCTCTACGAGTCATCGCGTATATATTTAGGTTTTATCAAAGGACCCATTATTCACATGCTAGTCGAAATGTGTATCACGACACGACGTTGACGGCAACCGAATTAAAGGCAGTGAGATTACGTCTAGCTGTTCTTTCTCAAAGGGCTCATTATCCAGATGAGTACGGTTGTTTGATGGAAAAGAAACCGTTAGGTTCCAGGAGTTCGTTGTTGTCATTGAATCCATTCCTGGATGAGGAGGGGGTTATGAGGTTGAATGGTCGTTTGAGTAGGTGTCCTACCCTTTCGTATAGTGAGCGACATCCAATTATAGTGCCGTATAATAGTAGATTCGCTAGGTTACTGGTGAAATATGTTCACGACATATCTATTCACGGAGGAAACCAGTTGGTTCTACGTCTTATTCGGATTGAGTATTGGATTCCTCGTTTAACATCTTTGATTAGATCGACTATTAACCGGTGTAAA
It includes:
- the LOC142231418 gene encoding uncharacterized protein LOC142231418: MPVNTFARFIRAADAVVKFGTRVSSLKEENLDVYSLRAQVEEAKSLWEKVKERYEECLDDLQEDSDKGKVESADGKYEATYDAYIRIVSSIERKIDGLKAVPRASTPIQQADVADISARSGNVDVSGNSLLLGVDHGAVHSLALPPCDIEVFDGDFQSWPTFRDLFTAVYVKNSRLSDIERLCHLLKKTSGDAREVVRRFPLTDRSFELAWRTLKETYDNLRILVSNQLKLLFDLPVLDTETSSGLKNLQRGINACISAMAVNNVPTNDWDPILIYLCVQRLPKISVTLWEQGISDKSALSSWVDMDRFLTERIQTLTCLRDLKGIDASRRTDGRKLRTHFTNAAPKSSPSRSRNSQYTSHSSRDSVDKMCVLCPRQSHHLRVCPKFRNLSVNDRLTAVKRYRCCFNCLSRRHDVNNCATSRSCEKCQGRHHTLLHRDSSHSTNVATTSSTVSAARPTDSSGLIDPQPSTSSGIVSGTSARQVFHVSQNRSVLLGTAMVNIVHQGMTYPARALIDPASEASFITEKMQKLLRISITSATSSISGVNQSVSITSRGICPLSIGSPIDGSVLVEATALVLPRISGNLPSFQVSRNYMSRLPNLRLADPNLFDSRPVDLLLGADVYPRIILQGVQSGILGSLIAQQTVFGWLITGSIPTSNVTVFSTTVEFMEEDGLDKTLLRFWELEDLPRRAICSPADKFCEENFKNTTYRDSDGRYVVTLPIKPELKGQVLLGHSRTSCLKQFIRGEASLLRKPETKLMYDGVIKEYLDLQHMRPVSSTSPADQTVCYLPHHPVINPDKLTSKLRVVFNASHKTSNGKSLNDILYVGPTLQLELVHLILRWRFFKYVFNCDITQMYRQIRVNSAHTSLQRIVFRDSPQKDVQDYELQTVTFGVNCAPYLAILTLLQLADDSEDDYPHAAHILRRCMYVDDVLTGYHDVDTAVESRDQLIRVLSSAKFELRKWTSNELAILESLPADHLVDAKLLEFVEASSSKPLGIRWNAQLDLFYFEMKPIEQKSRFTKREVLSAIARLFDPVGWLGPVIIVAKIIMQQGWLDKIGWDESLPLQTERQWRKFVETYQDVNHVRIPRWVNYSTDCEVELHVFSDASEKAYAGVVYVRVVTPQGQIFTHLLSCKTKVAPIKSISLPRLELCGAVLASELYKSIARELDIEFRRVYCWTDSTIVRSWLRKTPSTWSTFVANRVCRIQENTGGQNWYHVRSEDNPADLGSRGVSPAELAVSTLWWHGPEWLCSASSQWDISDLTPLETDVEVRAVKTHASFFTNYEDILEGFSSLDRALRVIAYIFRFYQRTHYSHASRNVYHDTTLTATELKAVRLRLAVLSQRAHYPDEYGCLMEKKPLGSRSSLLSLNPFLDEEGVMRLNGRLSRCPTLSYSERHPIIVPYNSRFARLLVKYVHDISIHGGNQLVLRLIRIEYWIPRLTSLIRSTINRCKRCLLDRKKSCTQIMAALPPERTVLTRPFTTTGVDFAGPFEIKSFIGRACKITKGYVCVFVCFSTKAIHLEATSDLSTTTFLAAFHRFISRRGCPKTIFSDNGTNFVGASREMEKELRSVLKEGRDKVCSAYQFQQLSWQFIPAGAPHMGGLWEAAVKSFKTHFRKHASGFKYTFEEFSTVLSRIEACLNSRPLCPMSESSQELVALTPGHFLVGSPILAPPEQLEEESPLHLVHRFRKMKALSQQFCLRWKDEYLKGLQKRYKWKFPQRDIEVGDLVVIRDEQLPPTSWKLGRVDDVHPGSDGRVRVADVRTANGVVRRPVVKLVILTE